The Daucus carota subsp. sativus chromosome 2, DH1 v3.0, whole genome shotgun sequence genome includes a window with the following:
- the LOC108205853 gene encoding GABA transporter 1, producing MGTEAPNSGAVVVNKDSTNQTAPPAKLDAGDLFVLKSRGSWLHCGYHLTTSIVAPALLSLPFALGLLGWGGGVVCLSLSALVTFYSYNLLSLVLEDHARRGTRQLHFRAMANDILGPGWGKYFVGPLQLGICYGCVISCILIGGQSLKYIYLVARPNGSMQLSHFVVIFGGVSLIMAQMPSFHSLRHINLVSLLLCLAYCACTTAGSIYIGKSSDAPPKNYNISEVGINRLFNIFNAISIIATTYGNGIIPEIQATMAPPIQGKMFKGLLVCYSVVITTYFSVGISGYWAFGNQVMPTVLSNFTDNGKYLLPKWFLVITNIFVLVQVSAVSLTYLQPTNVVLERRFADPKKDEFSTRNLVPRLIFRSLSIVIATTVAAMLPFFGDIMALLGALGFIPLDMVMPMLFYNVTFKPSKRSLVFWGNTIIAVVATVLAVVGSVASVRQIIIDAKNYRLFANV from the exons ATGGGAACCGAAGCTCCAAATTCCGGTGCAGTGGTCGTAAATAAGGACAGCACGAACCAGACTGCCCCGCCTGCCAAGCTCGATGCTGGAGATTTATTCGTCCTCAAGTCTCGAG GATCATGGTTGCACTGTGGTTACCATCTGACCACATCAATAGTGGCACCAGCGCTTCTTAGCCTACCGTTTGCATTAGGCTTGTTGGGGTGGGGAGGAGGGGTGGTGTGCCTCAGCTTATCCGCTCTCGTTACTTTCTATTCTTACAACCTCTTGTCTTTGGTTCTGGAGGACCATGCTCGTCGTGGAACCAGACAACTTCATTTTCGTGCCATGGCTAATGATATTTTAG GACCAGGATGGGGAAAGTATTTTGTAGGACCACTTCAGTTAGGAATTTGCTATGGATGTGTTATTTCCTGCATACTTATTGGAGGCCAGAGCCTTAAG TATATATATTTGGTGGCTCGCCCAAATGGAAGTATGCAGCTCTCTCATTTTGTTGTTATATTTGGAGGAGTATCATTAATCATGGCTCAAATGCCATCTTTCCATTCCTTGCGGCACATTAACCTTGTTTCCTTGCTTCTCTGCCTTGCTTATTGCGCTTGCACTACTGCAGGATCCATATACATTG GAAAGTCCAGCGATGCAccaccaaaaaattataatattagcgAAGTTGGCATTAACAGACTCTTCAACATCTTCAATGCTATTTCTATTATTGCTACTACATACGGAAATGGAATCATCCCAgaaatacag GCAACTATGGCTCCACCTATTCAGGGGAAGATGTTCAAAGGGCTACTGGTTTGTTATTCTGTTGTAATCACAACATATTTCAGTGTTGGGATATCCGGGTACTGGGCTTTTGGCAATCAAGTAATGCCGACAGTTCTTTCAAACTTTACTGACAATGGAAAATATTTGCTCCCGAAGTGGTTTTTAGTGATCACCAATATATTCGTACTTGTCCAAGTGTCTGCTGTCAGCCTG ACATACTTGCAACCAACAAACGTTGTTTTAGAGCGCCGTTTTGCTGATCCAAAGAAGGATGAATTCTCTACAAGAAATTTAGTCCCACGACTGATTTTCAGATCACTGTCCATCGTTATAGCAACCACAGTTGCTGCAATGTTACCTTTTTTCGGAGATATAATGGCTTTGTTGGGGGCCTTGGGTTTCATTCCTCTGGACATGGTTATGCCAATGCTTTTCTACAATGTCACATTTAAGCCTTCTAAAAGAAGCTTAGTTTTCTGGGGAAACACTATTATAGCGGTTGTAGCCACAGTTCTGGCCGTCGTAGGGTCAGTAGCGTCTGTGAGACAAATAATTATAGACGCCAAGAACTATCGGTTGTTTGCcaatgtataa
- the LOC108206595 gene encoding uncharacterized protein LOC108206595 — protein sequence MKDFGSASRVLYVKHRHTYKYVTSLRLNKERRFSSGNRSDAIVSRIDYARVQRHTNSVPKNLFGETHYIYQSSSLQHWFKNWQQQRKYKLTASTFAGAIGLWPRRRVQLWLEKIGHIDPFTGNEATCWNNIKEEEALERYKLITGNDVRFPEFQVYRDTDPEHDWLAASPDGTVEQVVYELSSRGVLEIKCPFFHDMIKARPWTRIPLHYIPQAQGLLEILDRDWMDFYVWTPNGSSLFRVDRDEEYWNLMKIALSDFWWNHVHPAREECLKRVIKDPLYELRAFRPATRHKLSVNIVYESKRLIDESRLMVREIHGKLQD from the exons A TGAAAGACTTTGGTTCCGCATCTAGAGTATTATATGTCAAGCACagacatacatataaatatgtaaCTTCTCTCAGACTAAACAAAGAAAGAAGGTTCAGCAGTGGGAACAGATCTGATGCAATAGTTAGTCGTATCGACTATGCTCGGGTCCAACGTCATACCAATTCAGTtcctaaaaatttatttggTGAAACTCACTACATCTACCAATCAAGTAGTCTTCAGCATTGGTTTAAAAACTGGCAACAGCAGCGAAAGTATAAGCTAACAGCCAGCACTTTTGCTGGAGCTATAGGTCTGTGGCCTCGCCGAAGAGTCCAACTGTGGTTAGAGAAAATTGGGCACATTGATCCATTTACTGGTAATGAGGCCACATGTTGGAATAATATTAAGGAAGAGGAAGCCCTTGAAAGATACAAGTTGATAACCGGAAACGATGTACGGTTTCCAGAGTTTCAGGTTTACAGAGACACGGATCCTGAACATGACTGGCTGGCAGCTTCCCCTGATGGTACAGTTGAGCAGGTTGTTTATGAATTGTCCTCTCGAGGAGTGCTAGAAATTAAGTGCCCGTTTTTTCATGATATGATAAAGGCTCGTCCATGGACAAGAATTCCCCTTCACTATATCCCTCAAGCTCAAGGCCTGTTGGAGATATTGGACCGTGATTGGATGGATTTTTATGTCTGGACTCCTAATGGGAGCAGTTTATTTAGAGTAGATCGCGATGAAGAATATTGGAACCTTATGAAGATAGCATTGTCAGACTTTTGGTGGAATCATGTCCATCCAGCTAGGGAAGAATGCCTTAAAAGAGTGATTAAAGATCCACTGTATGAGTTGAGAGCATTTCGTCCTGCTACTAGGCATAAGCTGAGTGTTAATATTGTTTATGAAAGCAAACGATTAATTGACGAGTCCAGGTTAATGGTCCGTGAAATTCATGGCAAACTACAGGATTGA
- the LOC108209461 gene encoding shaggy-related protein kinase eta, translated as MADDKEMTAPVVDGSNEVTGHIISTTIGGKNGEPKQTVSYMAERVVGTGSFGVVFQAKCIETGETVAIKKVLQDRRYKNRELQLMRSMNHPNVVGLKHCFFSTTSNDELFLNLVMEYVPETMYRVLKHYSNANQQMPLIYVKLYTYQIFRGLAYMHAVPGVCHRDLKPQNVLVDPLTHQVKICDFGSAKMLVKGEANISYICSRFYRAPELIFGATEYTTSIDIWSAGCVLAELLLGQPLFPGENAVGQLVEIIKVLGTPTREEIRCMNPNYTDFRFPQIKAHPWHKVFHKRMPPEAIDLASRLLQYSPSLRCSPLEACSHPFFDELREPNARLPNGRPLPPLFDFKQELSGASPELVNRLIPDHVKRQMGLQFLHPTGT; from the exons ATGGCCGACGATAAG GAGATGACTGCTCCTGTAGTTGATGGAAGTAATGAAGTTACAGGTCATATTATTTCCACAACCATTGGAGGCAAAAATGGTGAACCAAAACAG ACTGTTAGTTACATGGCAGAGCGTGTAGTGGGAACTGGATCCTTTGGAGTTGTATTTCAG GCAAAATGCATAGAAACTGGAGAAACAGTGGCTATAAAGAAGGTCCTGCAGGACAGGAGATACAAGAATCGTGAATTGCAGTTGATGCGCTCAATGAATCATCCGAATGTAGTTGGTCTTAAACACTGTTTCTTTTCAACTACCAGCAATGATGAGCTATTTCTAAACCTAGTTATGGAGTATGTGCCTGAGACCATGTATAGAGTGTTGAAGCACTATAGCAATGCAAACCAGCAAATGCCACTGATATATGTGAAACTTTACACATACCAG ATTTTTAGGGGGTTGGCATATATGCATGCTGTTCCTGGAGTATGCCATAGGGACTTGAAGCCACAGAATGTTCTT GTTGATCCTCTCACTCACCAGGTTAAAATCTGTGATTTTGGAAGTGCAAAAATGCTG GTGAAGGGTGAAGCAAATATTTCATACATATGTTCAAGGTTCTATCGTGCCCCAGAACTTATTTTTGGTGCAACAGAGTATACTACTTCAATTGACATATGGTCCGCTGGTTGTGTTTTGGCTGAACTGCTATTAGGCCAG CCATTGTTTCCCGGAGAAAATGCTGTTGGGCAGCTTGTGGAGATCATCAAG GTTCTTGGGACACCAACTCGGGAAGAAATTCGATGTATGAATCCAAATTATACAGATTTTAGATTTCCCCAGATCAAAGCACACCCATGGCACAAG GTTTTCCACAAGAGAATGCCTCCGGAAGCAATTGATCTTGCTTCCCGACTTCTGCAATATTCACCCAGTCTTCGTTGCAGTCCT CTGGAAGCATGTTCACATCCTTTCTTTGATGAGCTCCGTGAACCCAATGCTCGTTTACCAAATGGTCGTCCATTACCTCCACTTTTTGACTTCAAGCAAGAG CTATCGGGAGCATCCCCTGAACTTGTCAACAGACTGATACCTGATCACGTAAAACGCCAAATGGGTCTCCAGTTTCTGCATCCAACCGGAACATAA